The following proteins are co-located in the Pseudarthrobacter siccitolerans genome:
- a CDS encoding DUF7793 family protein, with the protein MTPAHGALASARLLACGDGKPVGVLLEITGVKSVSKEAVAVCSEASTVAAFALLGRLPVDKVIAHGLRGLAWPDCPVRYFVDEQEALTWLATSAGNRT; encoded by the coding sequence ATCACCCCCGCCCATGGGGCTTTAGCGAGCGCCCGGTTGCTGGCCTGCGGGGACGGCAAGCCAGTGGGCGTTCTCCTGGAAATTACGGGCGTTAAATCTGTCAGCAAGGAAGCGGTCGCGGTCTGCAGTGAGGCGTCCACCGTCGCTGCCTTTGCCCTTCTCGGCCGTTTGCCGGTGGACAAGGTCATCGCTCATGGGCTCCGTGGACTCGCTTGGCCTGATTGCCCGGTCAGGTATTTTGTGGACGAGCAGGAAGCCCTTACCTGGCTAGCTACTTCAGCCGGCAATAGAACCTGA
- a CDS encoding penicillin-binding transpeptidase domain-containing protein has product MPPPSKKASFRRSRTSSSRRATRERAVLQGLVRARHRTPHLRRGHRLIDEHRHCDRWPGADQTAALRLSEEIRRRRETGIPLPGESSGLLAPPDKWDGRQEFAVLFGQGVSQTPLQTTMAFQAIANDGVLLKPQLIESYIDPDGAEHPVQTEPGTRAVSESTARQTRDILESVVTAGGAKDIKVPGYRVGGKTGTAEAVADDGIGLDGYTASFVGMAPMDDPEYVVMVNVQRPQGNIYGISTAPVFNNIMGRALTRFNVEPSRTPSVSLPQEY; this is encoded by the coding sequence CTGCCGCCGCCATCGAAGAAGGCATCATTTCGCCGGAGTCGCACCTCGTCATCCCGGCGGGCTACACGTGAACGGGCAGTTCTTCAAGGACTCGTTCGAGCACGGCACCGAACACCGCACCTTCGCCGGGGTCATCGGCTCATCGATGAACACCGGCACTGTGATCGTTGGCCAGGAGCTGACCAGACAGCAGCGCTACGACTATCTGAAGAAATTCGGCGTCGGCGGGAGACCGGTATCCCGCTTCCGGGTGAATCCTCCGGGCTGCTCGCACCCCCTGACAAATGGGACGGCCGGCAGGAATTCGCGGTGCTCTTCGGCCAGGGAGTCTCCCAGACACCGCTGCAGACCACCATGGCCTTCCAAGCGATCGCTAACGACGGGGTGCTGCTCAAGCCACAGCTGATCGAGTCCTACATCGACCCTGACGGTGCGGAGCACCCGGTCCAGACCGAGCCCGGTACGCGGGCCGTCAGTGAATCCACGGCACGCCAGACCCGCGACATCCTCGAAAGCGTCGTCACCGCTGGCGGCGCGAAAGACATCAAGGTCCCCGGCTACAGGGTCGGCGGGAAAACGGGCACGGCCGAAGCGGTCGCCGACGACGGGATCGGCTTGGACGGGTACACGGCATCGTTTGTCGGTATGGCCCCGATGGATGACCCCGAGTACGTCGTCATGGTCAATGTCCAGAGGCCGCAAGGGAACATCTACGGGATCTCGACCGCCCCGGTATTCAACAACATCATGGGCAGGGCCCTGACCAGGTTCAATGTCGAGCCCTCCAGGACTCCGTCGGTCAGCCTGCCCCAGGAATACTGA
- a CDS encoding penicillin-binding transpeptidase domain-containing protein, whose product MDPQRQARRQGWRENVPDRCGRHYHPDSAFEGLAGDQRPIREADNRHRPAVRGPAGHRDAGRETQRRLGEHHRRRSRNGQGSCDGRDRLGRPQRPGATAVADRGARSVQAALEPGSTDKAVTAAAAIEEGIISPESHLVIPAGYT is encoded by the coding sequence ATTGACCCTCAACGGCAGGCTCGAAGGCAAGGATGGCGAGAGAATGTACCAGATCGGTGCGGACGGCATTATCATCCCGACAGCGCCTTTGAAGGTCTCGCCGGCGACCAACGGCCAATCCGTGAAGCTGACAATCGACACCGACCTGCAGTACGCGGCCCAGCAGGCCATCGAGACGCAGGTCGCGAAACTCAACGCCGACTGGGCGAACATCATCGTCGTCGAAGCAGAAACGGGCAAGGTTCGTGCGATGGCCGAGACAGGCTCGGTCGACCCCAACGACCCGGAGCCACAGCCGTTGCTGACCGGGGAGCCCGCTCCGTTCAGGCCGCCCTGGAACCCGGATCTACGGACAAGGCGGTCACCGCTGCCGCCGCCATCGAAGAAGGCATCATTTCGCCGGAGTCGCACCTCGTCATCCCGGCGGGCTACACGTGA
- a CDS encoding serine hydrolase domain-containing protein codes for MNKHAAVLAVTLVLSGCTFGTPDETATTPAVNLAAPLEAFAADASTQGASAVVFHVRNGDRQELRATGVKDLESNAKAVPTDKTWILGAGTPMVAVSMMKLVEAGTVHLDDPVSVHLPEFTAIFPAWDRVRVRDLLGSTSGLPDYFPPLIESRTLDELQTLPLTFEERLRIAAGVDLPPGPVSYFVWSATDWEVMGWLLERKHNRRLEEVLAKDVFEPAGMGNTRVAAAGQPPEPMLHGYVLEDGNRRGFTRIDALTGSADSGVISTVQDLSKFLAALTTGRLIREDTWNSMVEAEPFSLGGISPRDDICPGTHHVIASGGGGPYSVQSVSSSDGQRQVTVATVLPPRELNVTDAPPLVPEMEDAILQTARSMC; via the coding sequence ATGAACAAGCACGCTGCGGTACTGGCCGTGACTCTTGTGCTTTCCGGCTGTACATTCGGCACCCCTGACGAAACAGCCACCACCCCGGCTGTGAACCTTGCCGCCCCGCTGGAGGCTTTTGCCGCCGACGCGTCCACACAAGGTGCGTCCGCTGTTGTCTTCCATGTGCGTAATGGGGACCGGCAGGAGCTAAGGGCCACCGGGGTAAAAGACCTGGAATCCAACGCGAAGGCGGTCCCTACGGACAAGACCTGGATCCTCGGGGCAGGGACACCCATGGTGGCCGTGTCCATGATGAAGCTGGTGGAGGCTGGCACGGTGCACCTGGACGATCCCGTCTCGGTGCATCTGCCCGAGTTCACAGCCATCTTCCCGGCGTGGGACCGCGTCAGGGTGCGGGACCTGTTGGGCAGTACCTCCGGACTGCCCGACTACTTTCCGCCCCTGATTGAATCCAGGACTCTGGACGAGCTCCAGACGCTCCCCTTGACCTTCGAGGAACGACTTCGAATTGCCGCCGGGGTGGATCTGCCACCAGGGCCCGTGTCCTATTTTGTGTGGTCTGCGACGGACTGGGAAGTGATGGGCTGGCTGCTGGAACGCAAACACAACCGCAGACTCGAAGAGGTTCTCGCCAAGGATGTCTTTGAGCCGGCAGGAATGGGCAACACCCGCGTGGCGGCGGCAGGGCAGCCGCCCGAACCCATGCTGCATGGGTACGTGCTGGAGGACGGGAACAGGCGCGGCTTCACGCGTATTGACGCGCTTACCGGATCAGCTGATTCCGGCGTCATTTCAACAGTTCAAGACCTCAGCAAATTCTTGGCGGCCCTCACCACGGGGCGGCTCATCCGCGAGGACACTTGGAACAGCATGGTAGAGGCCGAGCCGTTTTCTTTGGGTGGCATCAGCCCACGCGACGATATCTGCCCGGGCACACACCACGTCATCGCGTCCGGGGGCGGAGGGCCGTACAGTGTCCAGTCTGTTTCCTCTTCAGACGGGCAACGGCAGGTGACTGTGGCTACGGTGCTTCCGCCCCGGGAACTGAACGTCACAGACGCGCCTCCGCTGGTCCCCGAGATGGAGGACGCTATCCTGCAGACAGCCAGAAGCATGTGCTAG
- a CDS encoding M20/M25/M40 family metallo-hydrolase: MPDVLPEDEVVRICQELIRIDTSNYGDGTGPGERAAAEYAAGLIEEVGMEAEIFESAPGRANVVTRMAGEDPSASALVVHGHLDVVPALKDQWSVDPFGAELKDGLIWGRGAVDMKDMDAMILAVLRNFARTGKKPKRDIIFAFFADEEAGGALGARYAVDKRPELFEGATEAISEVGGFSATIGGQRTYLLQTAEKGISWLRLVAHGRAGHGSQINTDNAVTRLAAAVTRIGEYKWPIELTPTTRQFLDGVTELTGVEFDADNPDLLLNQLGTVARFVGATLQNTTNPTLLKGGYKHNVIPESAEALIDCRTLPGQEEHVLEIVRDLAGTGVDVSYVHNDVSLEVPFAGNLVDSMIDALHSEDPGAKVLPYTLSGGTDNKSLSRLGITGYGFAPLMLPDELDFTGMFHGVDERVPADSLKFGARVLNTLLTNY; this comes from the coding sequence ATGCCTGATGTCCTGCCCGAGGATGAAGTTGTCCGGATCTGCCAGGAGCTCATCCGGATAGACACCTCAAACTATGGTGACGGGACAGGGCCAGGGGAGCGGGCTGCGGCTGAGTATGCTGCCGGGCTCATCGAGGAAGTCGGCATGGAAGCCGAGATCTTCGAGTCAGCGCCGGGCAGGGCCAACGTGGTCACCCGGATGGCCGGCGAGGATCCTTCGGCCAGTGCCCTGGTGGTCCACGGCCACCTCGACGTGGTTCCGGCCCTCAAGGACCAGTGGTCTGTGGACCCGTTCGGCGCCGAACTGAAAGACGGGCTCATCTGGGGCCGCGGCGCCGTCGACATGAAGGACATGGACGCCATGATCCTTGCCGTTCTCCGGAACTTCGCCCGCACGGGCAAAAAGCCCAAGCGCGACATCATCTTTGCCTTCTTCGCTGACGAGGAGGCGGGCGGAGCATTGGGTGCCCGCTATGCGGTAGACAAGCGTCCGGAACTTTTCGAGGGTGCCACCGAGGCCATCTCCGAAGTGGGCGGGTTCTCGGCAACCATTGGCGGTCAGCGCACCTACCTGCTGCAGACGGCGGAAAAGGGCATCTCCTGGCTGCGCCTGGTAGCCCACGGCAGGGCCGGCCACGGCTCCCAGATCAACACTGACAACGCTGTTACCCGCCTCGCGGCAGCCGTAACCCGCATCGGCGAATACAAGTGGCCCATCGAACTGACCCCCACTACCAGGCAGTTCCTGGACGGCGTGACCGAACTCACCGGGGTGGAGTTCGACGCCGACAACCCGGACCTCCTGCTGAACCAGCTGGGAACGGTGGCGCGCTTCGTTGGTGCCACCCTGCAGAACACCACCAACCCCACACTTCTCAAGGGCGGCTACAAACACAACGTCATCCCGGAATCCGCGGAGGCGCTCATCGACTGCCGCACCTTGCCCGGGCAGGAGGAACACGTCCTGGAAATCGTGCGGGACCTGGCAGGAACCGGGGTGGACGTCAGCTACGTCCATAACGACGTATCCCTTGAGGTCCCCTTCGCCGGCAACCTGGTGGACTCCATGATCGATGCCCTGCACTCGGAGGACCCCGGCGCCAAGGTGCTGCCGTACACGCTCTCCGGCGGCACGGACAACAAGTCCCTCAGCCGGCTCGGCATCACCGGCTACGGCTTTGCACCGCTGATGCTGCCGGACGAGCTGGACTTCACCGGCATGTTCCACGGCGTGGACGAGCGCGTACCCGCGGATTCGCTCAAATTCGGCGCCCGGGTGCTCAACACCCTGCTCACCAACTACTGA